GGGCGAAACGCACGGTCGGCTACGTCCCGTTCAACTCCGAGACGCTGGTCACGGGAAAGCTGTTCGAGGACATCCGCGACGCGGTTCACGCGCTGGCGGACCCGGCCCTCTACGACGCGATCGTGGTGACCAATCTGTGCGTGCCGACCGCTTCCGGCGTACCGCTGCAGCTCCTGCCGAAGGAGATCAACGGCGTTCGGATCATAGGCATCGACGTTCCGGGCTTTGGCGTGCCGACGCATGCGGAGGCGAAGGACGTGCTTTCCGGCGCGATGCTCGCCTATGCCCGGAGCGAGGCCGAGGCGGGTCCGGTGCAGGCGCCGCGCGCCGGTCCCGCTTCGCGCCCGACGGTAACGCTGCTCGGCGAGATGTTCCCGGCCGACCCGGTCGCCATCGGCCGGATGCTGGAGCCAATGGGACTCGCCGCCGGCCCGGTGGTGCCGACACGGGAGTGGCGCGAACTGTACGCAGCACTGGATTGCGTCGCCGTCGCAGCCATCCATCCCTTCTACACCGCATCGATCCGCGAGTTCGAGACCGCCGGCCGCCCTGTCGTGGGCTCCGCACCGGTCGGCCTCGATGGCACCGCAGCCTGGCTGGAGTCCATCGGGGCCGCCGCAAATGTCGGTGCTACTGCGATCGACGCGGCGAAGGCCGCGGTCCTGCCCGCAATCCGCAGGGCGCTCGCGGCGACACCGATCCGCGGGCGGATTACCGTATCGGGCTACGAGGGCTCGGAACTGCTGATCGCCCGGCTCCTGATCGAGAGCGGCGCCGAGGTGCCCTATGTCGGCACCGCCTGCCCGCGAACGCGCTGGTCGGAGCCCGACCGCGAGTGGCTGGAGGCGCATGGCACAACGGTCTGCTACCGCGCCTCGCTGGAACAGGATCTCGCCGCGCTCGCCGATCTCGGGCCGGATCTGGCGATCGGCACGACCCCGGTGGTGCAGGCGGCCAAGGAGGGCGCTACGCCTGCCCTCTACTTCACCAACCTGATTTCAGCACGGCCGCTGTTCGGCCCGGCTGGCGCCGGTGCACTGGCGCAGGTCGTCAACGCGGCGCTCGGCAACGGCGCCCGAATGGCGGCGATGAAGGCGTTCTTCGAAGGCGTCGGCAGCGGCGATGCGGCCGGCATCTGGGAGGACATGCCGCGCGAACATCCGGATTTCCGGCGCAAGCACCTTGCGCGGATGCGCAAGGCGGCCGCGCTCGCCGAGGAGATCCCGTGATGCTGGT
This DNA window, taken from Tepidamorphus gemmatus, encodes the following:
- the bchY gene encoding chlorophyllide a reductase subunit Y, which encodes MNAPTHPPISKAPPAVAAEASGCHAGRTEMLRAAASAGRSETLARYATDYPTGPHDQPQSMCPAFGSLRVGLRMRRTATVLSGSACCVYGLTFTSHFYGAKRTVGYVPFNSETLVTGKLFEDIRDAVHALADPALYDAIVVTNLCVPTASGVPLQLLPKEINGVRIIGIDVPGFGVPTHAEAKDVLSGAMLAYARSEAEAGPVQAPRAGPASRPTVTLLGEMFPADPVAIGRMLEPMGLAAGPVVPTREWRELYAALDCVAVAAIHPFYTASIREFETAGRPVVGSAPVGLDGTAAWLESIGAAANVGATAIDAAKAAVLPAIRRALAATPIRGRITVSGYEGSELLIARLLIESGAEVPYVGTACPRTRWSEPDREWLEAHGTTVCYRASLEQDLAALADLGPDLAIGTTPVVQAAKEGATPALYFTNLISARPLFGPAGAGALAQVVNAALGNGARMAAMKAFFEGVGSGDAAGIWEDMPREHPDFRRKHLARMRKAAALAEEIP